Part of the Vigna unguiculata cultivar IT97K-499-35 chromosome 3, ASM411807v1, whole genome shotgun sequence genome, ttaaaagtatttttaacaaaattaaatttatttaaatttatattttatattgaactttatttaaattttgttttaaaattttacatttatttgtaTTGATGTTTAattacattatactttaatatagttttttatttgaatttataatacaCTGACACATGATTTCATCTCTACGACATCACATTCTCAATGTTATATACAACCATTTGATAACATGTTTTTAAAGTTAACGTGgtcattaaaaaaagataattatttgtaGGTGGAGAAAAATGATACTGAGTAATACTTATAggactaaaagtatatttaaactACTTTAGCTTAGCTTGTGTTTGTTTCTAGGAGTGGATTtaagtaaatttgaaaagaaaaagaggtgAAAGTTTGATTGTTTGGATTAAGGGAAAGATTGtgagatttgaaaaaaaaaatgagaccaTGAATGACAAAAATACTCGTATTCATGGGTATCTGCAACGAATAGAtggtatccgcgggtatttattATCCATGGGTGGTGGATAGTGGGTATTCTAATACTCGTTATAAACGGGTCGAGTGCAAGTATCACACTATCCGTACCTGCGAATATTCGTTActcgcaaaaaattaaaattaacattaatttttattttattaagttaaatttaactaaaattaaaatttaatttatattttatttcatatgtttttggtaatttcttaaaaattttattttaaaaattttaatttttttttttaaatattcgcgGGTATCCACATGTACCCGCgagttttacaaaattcatgggTATTTCTTAAACGGATACCCCCATAGGTAGCAGGACAGGTTGCATGTGAATTTTTTTGATGTGGATAGCCACTATCTGTACTCGACCCGACCTGTTGTCAATTTAAAAGTTTATGAAAATCAATGGGTAATGTGATAgatataatagattaaaaataacaatttaattgataaaaatataatattatcagtTTACCTTTACATATAAAAGTAATTTcagttaaattataaataatgtaaattataCTATAATGAAATATGAGTGATTATTTAAACTGAAAGAAatcaataatgataaaaatacattaaattaaaatataatataatttttagaatttaagatgaaataaaatttggggattagtttaaataaaattaagtaataatttcacattataaaattattttaaattgggAGGTggttgtttaaaattaatataaattcaacCGGGTAGTTTtgttataaacatttttatttagatgAGAATAGTTTAAATAAAACTGTCCACATTGAGAATTGATAACAACATCTTTTGTGTGATGTTCAAATAACACTCCAAGCACATACtagatttacaaatttataatattttaacaaaaattgtattaacaaatttaaccTAAACATAAATGTAacttttaactaattaaaaatttattaatctataatTAGTAGAGCACTAGCAAGTTACAGTTTcaatactttaaattaaaatataattaattaaatttgttataaaagtgaaaagtaaaaaagtaaaaaaaaaaaaagactaaatgaTAATTGTATGGAGAGTGAATTGATTTTTCGTTTAAATATCGTCACTGCAAAGAAGATTACTTTCTCCCCCACGAACACGATAGGCACATACTATATAGGAAATTTATAGAAACAAAGACacttaatgattttttttttcatttattcaaaTGACCTTAAATTAGGAATCACCTAAATTGaagaaattatttgtatttggtTTGTTTGTTATGTTAAGAGAGGTGAAGCGAATTAGAAGATGACATGAGCACTAGAAATAGCAGGTAGAAGAAGTTGAGTGAGTGATCTAGAATGGTAATGCAACGTAGACAAGAAAGGCATTAAAAGTAGAGCATTTTGGGAGAAGGTGAGGAATACCAACCATTCCAAATAAACATAACCAATAACTGTCTTTTTGTGTTCCCACCACTATCTTTAGAATTCCAAGCTCTTCTCTCCATGCACAAATATATTGCAGCCCAATGGAATATTCCTTTATGCTTTTTTCTCACCAAAACTCTCCATTCATAGGGAGTTTAAACAAAACCTTTGTTAACTTCCAAATATCACCGATCATCACCctcgttttttcttttatatattacaaatttatgcTTCCAATAAACAGGATAATTCACATGTTTCACCACCCTAAGAGGAAAAAGGAATCAGTGAGGGAAGAATAGGATCTTGTTCTAAGAACATGGTCAATTACTTAGATCCTCTTGTTGACCCACCACTTTAGAGCAATGTATTAAAGTAAAAGAAGTAACTGACCATTGTttaaggaaaagagaaaaagaaataaatgagtTTTTGCTTTACAAAATAATCCTTCACCGTCGTCAGTAACAGCTTTTCAGTTCCATCATCACTGCTAATATAATTGCTATACACCTTATAACCATGCATATGCTTCTCTATGTTTCATCTTTTCATGGGTTCATTATACTGTAGTTTATCTTAACCCTGTGCTGAAGAGAATAGACTGTAATCACCACTTCTATTTTAAGAAACCATTTTGAAAACCAGACATGGAGCTTCTATATATCGCCTGAAACTTGTATGAAAAAATGCTTCTGTCGAGTCTTGGCTACAATGCAACAGACACGTGGTCCCTAAGGACTCAATGCAGTGACCCAAAATAAGTAAATAACCAGAAATGAAAGCACAAAGTAGGCAAAAGCAAACTGAAATTGGTAAGGAAAAACATCTTATTAATGTTGTATAAATCTGTCAATAGTGGTCCCTGTCCCCATGGTTGTCTCCTATTACTACAACATTGACTACAATGCTTGATCAACAAAAGGATAAAGATCTTTCGCAGTGCTCCATTTGTACTAATTCTTAGATATATATCTTAAATGTTAAGGAATTGGTAAATACTCGAAAGCTAAACTGCTACACATAAAAGAAGATAGACCTTCTTCTGGGGCAGATGGTCTTAAAGTATGACAGAGGAATAGAGTAGAAGTGCAACCTAGGGAAACAGAcattagaacatgaaaaactaACAGAAACAGTGAtgcagaagaaaacaaaaaaattagacaGATGCTACTGCTACGAAGATATTTTGAAGTTAGAAGCACCATCGACTACCTAGTTTTCCTCGTTATGAAGTCTTGAGAACTTTGCTATAGTGgcagatttaaataattttcttaaaagatgGAAAATGGAAAGTGTCAGAGTATTACTTAATTTCCCTTAGCTGCTTTGAGACCAGAGGATGTCCGCAGTAGACAAAAGACATTGATACTTAATGGTAACGGGAGGAGTGTAAAATAATACTCGCATTTTGCATAGCAATATCGAAGTAGATTACGCACTTCCAACCAAGTTTGACATGATTGTTGTGTAATAGCTATAAACAAACTTAGTATAGAAGCTTCTACCACGAACTGTAAACAACAATGGAGAATGCGCAAACAACACTTAAACTCAAATTACATGAAAGACTTCACAAACAAAACAGATGAAAGATAACGGAAGAAAGAATTACACAAAGAAATAACATGAAAGTGATAATAAACTTCAATCTGTCTCCAATACAAAGTGAATAGAAATTACAActcaaatttttcatttcagGCAACTCTTGCTCAACTCTTCGGATTTttagtattgttattattataattgaattaCAATTCtcagttaaaaataattcattttacatgtttatttttattcgaCATAACGTTGACAATCCAATTATTCTAAGTTTCACATTgaatatcatataaataaaaaagttttataaattcattatttaaagatttttcgGGTGTGTTTGTTGTACCTTCTATCTTTTGTTAAGATTTAAGTTAGAGATGATGTTTATATGTGTTAAATTCATGTATCCTTAGGTAAATTCTCTTAAAAAGACTTAGCACGTAACTAATTTCCATTAAACACCTGTGAACTTGATaacaataaaatgatattttgctAAAAACTTGAATCTTTTGTTATTTGTCTCATTATTGTTGTATCTCTTATGTTCtgttaaggttttgggttaaaagTGATGATGATCTTTTATGTGTGTTAGATTTATGTCTCTTTAACTTATCTCCTAGGTGAATTCCCTCGAAAGGATCCATCACATGACTATTTTAACTAACTTCCATGAAACACTTATGAATTTGGTactaataaaatgatatttcgTTGGAAACTTGAATTCTCTCTTGTCTTATTGTTATGATATCTCCTATGTTTtgttaaggttttgggttagaGATGGTGTTAATCACTTATGTGTGTTGGATCCATGTCTCCTTCTTGTATCTCTTAGGTGAATTCCCTCAAAAAGACTCATCATGTAACTATTGTAACTAACTTCCATTAAACACTTGTGAATTTGATAGtagtaaaatgatatttttttaaaaacttaatccTCTCTTATTTCATTGCCTTCTtgtctcatatatatatatatatatatatatatatatatatatatatatatatatatatatagtatgaCTAGCAATATATGTatagatatgtattttaatacaAGCGAGGAAAGTCATTATAATCAATTCCTTctctctaattaattatttacacTATGTTCACTTGAGGGTATCTACTTTTTAGAGGGGTGAGGATAAATGATTTGGTAATTGAAGTGTTCATTTGTAGGGATTTAAGGGAGAGGGAAAAGAAGGAATTGAAGGATTCCATTATTTTCCCATCATCTCTCATATGCAAAGATTTGGAGATGATTTGTATAAGATAACTCTAATGTCctccattatttatttatttcattttcttaattcaaaTTAATTCACACAcatgttttcttaatttatataaattaatgacACAAATCATCACTAATAATGTtacataattatgataataataatgtaaaaatatgacttttaaaattaggcttataacaataattaatacccAAAATTCTAcactatttataaaaaaaatctcaacatgttaatatgttgtattttattatatttttattaaaataattttttttccaatttatttattaaatatttttataaaataaatctaactcatataaatataattttagattactTCTAATATCACGgacaatttgataatcttgtttttctttcaattaaacttaattttttaatctatcacattaaTTAAATCACTCACCAACTTTTGCTTGTAACTTGAGTAACTTTCACCTTAAAattactcacttccatctcggATCCTttaagtgaacaacacaaacttcacccTCAAATTTACTCAAATTCATTATCTTTCTCTCTCAAATTAATcttcataaataaatacaccCTTAGTCAACAATCTCACCTTGAATTTTGATTGACAAGTATTTGAAATACTATCTTTACGTTTAAAAATCCTATTGCAACATATCAACTTAGAATCCACGTGTCTACAAACTAGATTTTATAttgttaagataaaataaagataaattgaCTTCTTCTCCATATTCGAATCCAATTTTCTCCTTAATTGTAAGTGTAGAGAATATATTAGAAGATACATACTCTAATTCATCACCGACAATTACTAAGTATATGAAATAAACTTGATACATCCATACCTTTTAGGACTCTAATTGTTCTCCTCATTCTAACTTTAGCAATATTCATCACCTTGATTTCCCAACGTTTTCACCCACAAAAATCCatcaataattacaaaatactAATTGCACGTTTTTCAAACATAACATGAATTAAAACTATCTCATAACCTTAAGTTTGAtagaaaaaatgtttaaaataatacgATTGATgtttgaatatattaaaaaatatgttattaaaatgaaatttattcaGATAATAcgagacaaatattttttatttatgttgttgattaaatattttgacGAGAAACATTGGTTATTTATTATTCGAACTAAATTTGGGTGAAACCAGTAAAAGAATGAAGTTTAACGTAATGGAAACCAGATTTTTagtaatgcaaaaaaaaaaatgttcaaggAGGCCAATTCACTACAGTGAATCATATTTTATGAGTATAAAGAGGTATTAGTCTTAAGTTGTGGATTAAAGCAGCACAGAGATAGAATTTTAGAGGAATAAATTTTgggtagaaaaatgaaaaaaaaaaaaaaaaaagagggtgAATATAACCATTTAATTTTGTGGAATGGCCAGAGGACCGAATTTAAACAAACTTAGGCCCAGAAAACAACAGTGAGGCCCAATTGGTTGGCCTGTGAACAAAGAAAAATTAGGTCATTCCTCCCGCTCCCAATTTTGCTTTTATGAAGTTTTCAAACTAACAAGACCAACAGCCACGTTCGCACACCATGGCGGAACCGGAAGTTGTCGACCCCATAGCCACTGACGCCGCCGTAGATATGGCTGTCGATAGTTCTGAACCCGCCGCCGTTGACTCAGCATCGAACGGTGAGCCCAACCAGAAGCGGAGTAGGGAGAACCACGATGACGAAGTAGACGGTATTTCGAAGAAGCAGAAGGTGGAGGCAGAAGAGGAAAGGGAACATTTGAACGGAGAGgatgaagaagagaagaaacccTCGGGTCCCGTGAAACTGGGTTTCATAAATTTCGCCTCTTCCGTTGAAATGTTCGATTACTTCAACAATCTCCTTCATACTTGGCCCTCTTATCTCAATCTTAACCAGGTAATCCAACACTCGTGACAGAATTCGCTTTTTTAtgtttcctatttttcttggataaaaaaaatcgaatttttaatttttcagtgACTACTGCATTTCAAACATACTGTGCTCTTACTTTGTCTTATATGGGTTTTGATTCATATGACTCAATATAATATGAGTGAGCACTCTGTTCCTTGCTTTCCTCGAAAGATGTGGCTTCATACATTTTAGTCTCTAGCACATCAAATggcaaatatatttgaattgaattAGATTGTGGTGCATTGTTAAATACAAACAAGTAATCCATTTAAAACCTATTGAAGTTGTCCAATCCATCAGATTTATCCTAACAAGTTTTAATGAATAGATGAGTGTTTATATATGAAACATCTTTATGCTAAGAAGGTGGTGTGGCTACACAAAAAGTTACTATATTGGATGATTTTTAGCTGAGTGCCAAGGGAGAAAGAGATTACGCAAGACATTGTTTCTTCAGATTTGGTTAAGGCCTTTGTTCTGTTTATTTATCATGTTTGGCTGATCGAAGTCAAATAGTTTCAGCAATGCACTGAAAacagttattttaaataatgcaTGGCCATTTCAAGATAGAACTGCATGCAAATGCATTGTCAATCTTAAAATAGAATGTTGCCTCAGCTATGTTTGTTGATAAGCAGTGGAAACAACCTTGAATAAACTATGGTTGTTTTTGGTGGCAGTATGAACATGCAATGTTACTGGAATTGCTGAAGAAGGGCCATACAGAGCCCGATGAAAAGATTGGTGGGGGAATCCGAGTTTTCCAAGTCCGCAACCATCCTAGGTGGAAAAGTAGGTGCTTCTTCCTCATAAGGGATGATGAATCTGTTGATGATTTTAGCTTCCGCAAGTGTGTAGATCATATTCTTCCCTTGCCAGAAGAGATGCAAGTGAAAGCTGATGCAAACAGGGCATTAGGAGGAGGAGCAAAAAATCACAGAGGAAAGAGTGGTGGTGGGAAAGGTGGGCATGGCCATGGGAAAAAAGGAGGATCTAGACATTGAGTGCAATGTGAATGTTGGTCTTTGTTGTATTTTAGGATCTAAATGTTCTTTGTATCCTTTACCACCTTATTTCATGATTCCTACATTAACTGTATACTTCAGAATTCATATAAATTACCAGCTTATTTAATGATTCCTAGTTATATTTTGCATAATTAAGCCAACAATGCAAGTCCTAGTTGTATTCTTAGGTCATTTATATTTGCAGTAAAAGGGAAATTGGAAAAGGCAAGGAAAGAAggaaataaaaggaaaatctTTGTTCATTGGGGACTAAAGATATTTGTCCCTTGATATTCTAAAATGGTTTCTATATATTTGATGAGCCTATTTCACTTGATTacatat contains:
- the LOC114175989 gene encoding protein EMBRYO DEFECTIVE 514, whose product is MAEPEVVDPIATDAAVDMAVDSSEPAAVDSASNGEPNQKRSRENHDDEVDGISKKQKVEAEEEREHLNGEDEEEKKPSGPVKLGFINFASSVEMFDYFNNLLHTWPSYLNLNQYEHAMLLELLKKGHTEPDEKIGGGIRVFQVRNHPRWKSRCFFLIRDDESVDDFSFRKCVDHILPLPEEMQVKADANRALGGGAKNHRGKSGGGKGGHGHGKKGGSRH